The Geoalkalibacter sp. genome includes the window GCAACGGCGGCATCCGCATGCAATCCGCCCACGTCGGCCTGCTATGCGCGAGCTGCGATTTCGCCAAGGAGGCCCTCGATCAGGTCGAGGAACATTTGAGCGACCAGGGCATGGCCGAGGCCGCCGCGGAGATCGCCGCGCGCCTCGACGAAGCCATCGCCGCCGCGCGCGAGCTGGCGAGCGGCGCGCCCGACGCGGCCGTGCCCTTGCCCGTGCAAGGGGCTGCGGCGCCCTGCCCGGCGCCGGCGGACGCAGCCGATGAATCCGGCTTTGAACTGAGCATTTCTCAGGACATGCTGGAAAAGTTCGTGCAGGAAGGCGACGAGCTGCTGCAAAGCGCCGAACAGGATCTGCTGCGGTGGGAGGAGATCGCCGCCGATCCGCAGATCATCGCCAATCTGTTTCGCAGCGTGCACAGCTTCAAGGGCAATTGCGGCTTTTTCGGCGTGGCGGACATGGAGCGGCTTTCCCACCAGATGGAAACCCTGCTCGATGCCGTCAAGTCGGGCCAGGATTTCGGCCTGCGCCCCGGCGAGGTGATGCTCGGGCTGATCGACGTGCTGCGCGAGGCCCTCGCGGATCTCTCCCGCGGCGGCAGCGGCCGCATCGCCAACCTGCCGGGGTATCTCGCCCAGCTTCAGGGCATTCTGAGCAACGCGGCGGCGCCCCACGACGGCGCGCCCGCCGACCCGGTCGGCGCCGCGGAGCCCGCTCCCGTCGTCGCCGCCTCGCCGTCGCGTCCCGCGCCGCCGGCGCCCGTCGCCAAGGCCGCGCCCGCCGATCCCAAGCCCGCTCCGGCGGCGGCCGCCGGCCAGGCGCCCGTCAAGCGCCAGGACATCCGCGTCGATCTGGAAAAACTCGACAACCTCATCAACCTCATCGGCGAGATCGTCATCGCCGAGAACATGCTGGTGCGCAATCCCGACCTCGACGGCCTGGAACTGGAGAATTTCCACAAGGCCGGCCAGCACATGAGCAAGCTGGTGCGCGAGCTTCAGGAAACGGCCATGATCATCCGCATGATTCCGGTCTCGGGCCTGTTTCGCCGCATGATCCGCCTGGTGCACGACATCAGCGCCAAGGCGGGCAAGAAGGTCGAGCTGCGGCTTTCGGGCGAGGAAACGGAGATGGACAAGACGGTCATCGAGACCATCACCGATCCGCTGGTGCATATCCTGCGCAATTCCTGCGACCACGGCATCGAACCGCCCGCCGAGCGCCTCAAGGCGGGCAAGCCCGAAAAAGGCGTGGTCAAGCTCTCGGCCTGCCACGAGGAGGGCGAGGTGTGGATCACCATCGAGGACGACGGCCGCGGGCTCGATCGCGACAAGCTGCTGGCCAAGGCCATCAGCAAGGGCATGATCGAGGGCGACGGCTCGGACATGTCGGATCGGGCGGTCTTCAACCTGATCTTCGCCCCGGGCTTTTCCACCGCCGAAAAAATCACCGACATTTCCGGGCGCGGCGTGGGCATGGACGTGGTGCGCCAGAATCTCGACAAGATCAAGGGCCGGGTCGAGGTGCACAGCCGCAAGGGCGAGGGCACGCGCATCAACCTGCGCATCCCCCTGACCCTGGCCATCATCGACGGCATGCTGGTGCGCGTCGGCCAGACCAAGGCCATCGTGCCGACCCTGGCGATCCGCGAGGCCTTTCGCCCCACGGCCGACGCCCTCACCCACACCCCCGACGGCGATCACCTGGTGCGGGTGCGCGAGCGCTTCCTGCCCATGGTGCGCCTGCATGAAATCCTGCGCAAGGAACCCGACTCCCATCAGGTGGAGGACGGCATCCTCATCGTGCTGGAGAATCAGGACGCCAGCATCTGCCTGCTGGTCGACGAAATCCTCGGCCAGCAGCAGACGGTGATCAAGGGGCTTTCGGACTACATCGGCTCGGTGCGCGCGGTCTCGGGCTGCACCATCCTCGGCAACGGCGAGGTGTGCCTGATTCTCGACGTGGGCAGCCTCATGGAAATCAGCCAGGGCGAGAGCCTGGCGAGCAATTAAGAAGATGGATCAGGGTTTGGAGAGAACGCGCGCGGCGGAGTTCGGCGGCGGCCCGCTCATGTCCATCAGCGACGAGGAGTTCGAGCTGCTGCGCCGCCTCATCAAGGCGCGCTTCGGCATCAACCTCACCGACCAGAAGAAATCCCTGGTGGTGGGCCGCCTGCAGAAACTGCTGCGCAGCACCGGCTTTGCGTCCTTTCGCGACTATTACGAACACCTGGTGCAGGAGAAGAACGAGGGCGCCCTCTCGGAGCTGATCAACCGCATCTCCACCAACCACACCTATTTCAACCGGGAAAAGGCGCATTTCGACTACTTTCAGCAGAACGCCCTGCCCGCCGTGGCGGACATCCTCAAACGCCACAACAGCCGCGATCTGCGCATCTGGTGCGCGGGCTGCTCCTCGGGGGAGGAAGCCTACACCCTGCAGATGCTGATGATGGAATATTTCGGCGGGGACTACGCGCGCTGGGACGCGGGCCTTCTCGCCACGGACATCTCCGAGCGGGTGCTGGCCATCGCGCGCGAGGGCATCTACCCCCAGGAGCGGGTCATGCAGCTGCCCGAGGCGCTGCAGCGCAAGTATTTCCGGCGCCTGCCCGACGGCAGCAGCCAGGTGGTGGAGAGCGTGCGCAACGAAGTGACCTTTCGCCGCTTCAACCTGATGAATGAGCGGTTTCCCTTCAAGAAACCCTTTCACATCATCTTTTGCCGCAACGTCATGATCTATTTCGACCAGCCGACCCGCGAGACCCTGGTGGGCAAATTCCATCAGCTCACCGTGCCCGGCGGCTATCTGTTCATCGGGCATTCCGAAACCCTGGGGCGCAATCATTCCCTCTATCGCTACCTGATGCCCGCCGTCTTCCAGAAGGGAGCCTGAACATGCTGCAGAAAAAAGTCCGTGTGCTGGTGGTGGATGATTCGGCGCTGGTGCGCCAGATCCTCACCCAGGGTCTGGCCGCCGATCCCGCCATCGAGGTGGTGGGCTCGGCCGCCGATCCCTACCAGGCACGCGACAAGATCATCCAGCTGCAACCCGACGTACTCACCCTCGACGTGGAAATGCCGCGCATGGACGGCGTGGAATTCCTGCGCCGGCTCATGCCCCAGCACCCCATGCCGGTGGTCATGGTCAGCTCGCTCACGCAGAAGGGCAAGCAGATCACCATCGACGCCCTGGAAGCCGGCGCCGTGGATTTCGTCGCCAAGCCGACCAGCGACGTCGCCCGCGGCCTGCAGGCGATGATGCTCGAGCTGCGCGTCAAGGTGAAGATCGCCTCCACCGCCAACGTCTCCCACTGGAAGGCGCAGCGCACGGCCGCCGCCGCGCCGCCGCGCCCCGCCCTGGCCTCGCCCGCGGCCCTGGCCGAATCCACCGACAAGGTCATCGCCATCGGCGCCTCCACCGGCGGCACCGAGGCGATCAAGAAGGTCATCACCCGCTTTCCCGCCACCAGCCCCGGCGTGGTCATCGTCCAGCACATGCCGGCGGGCTTCACCAAGATGTTCGCCGAGCGCCTCAACCAGCTCTGCCCCATGGAAGTCAAGGAAGCCGCGAGCGGCGACCGAATCATGCCGGGCCGCATCCTGGTGGCGCCGGGGGAAAAACAGATGCGCGTGATCCGCTCGGGCGGGTTCTACCAGGTGACCTGCGAACCCGGCGAGAAAGTCAGCGGCCACTGTCCCTCCGTCGATGTCATGATGCACTCGGTGGCCAAGCACGTGGGCGCCAACGCCGTGGCCGCCATGCTCACCGGCATGGGCGCCGACGGCGCCGACGGCATGGCCGCCATGCGCCAGGCGGGCGCGCGCTGCATCGCCCAGGACGAAGCGAGCTGCGTGGTGTTCGGCATGCCCAAGGTGGCCTTCGAGCGCGGCGGCGCCGAGAAACTGGTGCCCATCGACGACATCGCCCCGACCCTGCTGCGCCTGCTGAGCGAGAAGCGCGCATGAGCAACCTGATTCTCGGCATCGGCGACCTGGGCGCCTCCAAGAATCCCGACGATCTGGTCAAGACCTTCGCCCTGGGCTCCTGCGTGGCGGTGATCATGCTCGATCCCAAGACCCGCACCGCGGGCATGGTTCACTGCGCCCTGCCCGAGGCGCGCATCAATCCGGCCAAGGCCCAGGAGCGGCCGGGCTATTTCGCCGACTCGGGCATCCCGGCGCTGCTGCGCGAAATGGCCCGTCACGGCTGCGACCCGGGCGGCCGCGGCTTCATCGTCAAACTCGCCGGAGGGGCCAAGGTCATGGACCCCAACGACACCTTCAACATCGGCAAGCGCAATCTGCTCGCCGCCAAGAAAGCCCTGTGGGCCTATGGCCTGGGCGCGGTGGCCGAGGATGTCGGCGGCAATTTCAGCCGCACGGTCACCATCACGGTGCGCAACGGCGAGGTCTGGCTGTCCTCGCCCGGGCGCCCCAACTGGAAACTCTAAGAGGACGCCATGGATACCAAGGTCGATCGTCAAGCCATCCTCGAGGCCATCCGCAAGGCGCCCCTGCTCTCCCCCAGCGCCTCGCGCCTGCTGCAGATCACCGCGGCGCGCGAGCACGAAATGGCCGAAGTCATCGCCGTGGTGCGCACCGACGCGCACCTCACGGCGCGGGTCCTGAAAACCGTCAACTCCGCCGCCTTCGGCCTGCTCTACGAGATCACCTCCATCGACCGCGCCGTGACCTACCTGGGCGAGCGCATGGTGGTGGGCATCGCCATCGGCGATTGCGCGGCGCAGCTCTTCCAGAAACAGCTCGACGGCTATGAGGGCGAAAAGGGCAGCCTCTGGCGCCACGATCTGCTCACCGCCATCGCCGCGCGCGAGGTGGCCGGCCGGTGCCGCACCCCGCTCAATCCCGATCTGGCCTTCACCGCCGGACTGCTGCACGACATCGGCAAGGCGCTGATCTCCGATTTTCTCAAGGGCACGCCGGGCGGCCTGCTGCGCGAGCTGGAGGAGGCGCTGCTCAACGACTACCTGGAGGGGGAGCGCGCGGCCCTGGGCATCGATCATCCCGAGGCGGGCTTTGAGCTGGCGCTCTCCTGGCAGCTGCCCGCGTCGCTGCAGGCGGCGATCCGCCATCACCACGCGCCCCAGGAGGCGCCGCCCGAACTGCGGCCCCTGGCGTATGCCGTGCACCTGGGCGACATCGTCGCCATGATGTCCGGCTGCGGCACCGGCGCCGACAGTCTGCGCTATCACCTCGACGGCGGCTACACCCACTACTTCGACCTCTCCCAGGAGGGTCTCTACGAAATCATCCTCGCCGCCGACGAGGAATTTCGCAAAATCACTCATTCCATGGCCGAAACCAAGGAGAAACCGGTGTGAAACGCATCGTCATCGCCGACGACTCGCAAACCGCGCGCATGTTCATCCGGCGCTGCCTGGAGATCATCGGGCTGCGCGACGCCGAATTCATCGAGGCGGAAAACGGCCGCGACGCCCTGCAAAAGGCCAAGGAGGCGCCCACCGATCTTCTGGTGTCCGACCTCAACATGCCGGTGATGGACGGCGCGACCCTGATCAAATGGGTCAGGACCAGCCCCAAGCTCGCCGGGCTGCCGGTGCTGATCATCACCAGCGCCGGCAACCCCGCCAAGGAAAAGGAGCTGCTGGAACTCGGCGCCTTCGCCGTACTCAACAAGCCGGTGGCGCCGGCCCCCCTGCTCAAGGTGCTGGCGCCGCTCTTGCCCCGGGAGAACGATCATGCGCCCTGAGATGCCCGCGGCCCTTTCCGACGCCATGCACGAAGCGGTCGGCGCCACCCTGGAAAACATGGCCTTCATGGAGGTTCAGCCCCTGCGCGAACCGCCGCCGGACCCGACCTCCGGCAAGGTGTTCCGCGCCGACCTGCTGGTTCATCACCCCATTGCCGGCGAGCTGTGCCTGGTCATGCCCGAGGAACTGCTGCGCGAGATCGCCGCGGGCATCTACGGGGCGCCCGCCGAGGAACTGGAACGCGGCAAGCTCTGCGACATCCTCAACGAGATGCTCAACACCATCGCCGGGCTGTTCTTGAGCCGGGTGCTGCCGCACAACCAGACCTTCGACCTGGGGATTCCGAAAATCAGCGAATCCAACTGTCAACCCCTTGACCCGACCCTGCTGCAATGGCATTTCCGCGCCGACGAGGGCTGCTTTCACCTCAGCGCGGGCGGCGATGCCTGGCGGCGACTCATCCGCGACTAGGCTCGACGACACGTTCACCATGAACCAAGGAGATTCCCATGGCCACCACCGTACTGATCATCGATGATTCCAACACCATGCGCAAAATCGTGCAGCGCTCCCTGCGCCAGGCCGGCTTTGAATTCGACAAAGTCCTCGAGGCGGGCGACGGCCTGGAAGCCCTGGCGGTGCTCGGCGCCGAAAAGGTCGATCTGATTCTCTCCGACATCAACATGCCCAACATGGACGGCCTTGAATTTCTGCGCCAGAAAGCCGCCAACGACGCCATCAAGGGCATTCCCGTGGTGATGATCACCACCGAAGCCGGCGCCGACATCCTCGGCGAAGCCCGGGCGCTGGGCGCCAAGGGCAGCATCAAGAAACCCTTCACCGCCGAACAGGTTCAGGAAGTTCTCGGCGGGCTGCTGTAACTCATCGACAAAGGAGCCGACCTTGGATCTGGCAAAAACCATCACGGACGCCACCCGGGAAATATTCGAAACCATGATCATGCTGGAGGTCGTCCCCGGCGAGCCCCTCAACGAGGGCGCGAAGAAGTATCATTGCACGGTTTCGGGCATGGTCGGGCTGGCCGGGCTGTTCAAGGGCATGATCGCCATCCACACTCCGGATGCGGTGGCCATGAACATCACCAGCAGCTTTCTCGGCATGGACGTGGACTCGGTCAACGACGACGTCACCGACGCCATCGGCGAGCTGGCCAACATGCTCGCCGGTTCGGTGAAAATGGCCTTGTCTCAGAACGGCAAGGATATTACCCTGTCGATCCCCTCGACCATCGCCGGCGAGGAATACTCCATCAACTGTCTCCTCGACACCGATCGCGTGATCATGCCCTTCACCCTGGGCGAGGGACAGTTTCTGGTCGAGTTGCAGGTGGAAAAACCGGCCTGAGCCTGCTCCGCCGCAAGCAGGCCCTTTCCGGTGAAATCGGCCGTCCGCCGCAAGGACGGCAAGGGAGAAGACCGTGGATCTCAAACCCATGATCGTCACCGCCACGCGGTGCGTTTTTTCCACCATGCTCGGGCGCGACATCGCACCCGATGCCGAGGACTGCTCGACGGACATTTCCTTGAGCGGTGGTATTTCCGGCATGCTCGGCTTTTCCGGCGATCTGAGCGGCATGCTCAGCCTGCACTGCCCGGCCGGGGTCGCCACCGGCATCACCGGCAGCTTTCTGGGCATGGAGGTCGCGGACATCAACGAGGACGTCAAGGACGCCATCGGCGAGATGGTCAACATGCTCACCGGCGGCCTCAAGGAGGCCCTGGCCCAAAGCGGGCTGGACATCCGGCTGGCGATCCCCACCACCATCGCCGGGCGCTCCTTCCGCATCGCCTCGGGCAGCGCCGAAAATCGCGTGTGCGTGCCCTTTACCCTCGAAGAAGGCCGCTTCTTCGTCGAAGTCAAATACAAACCGTCCGCCTAGCGGCTGAAGGTCTTTCGCGGTGCAAAAAACCGTCGTCGACAGCGTTCTCAAATCCTCGGTCGGGAAAATCGCCGACGAAGTCGCCAGTCTGCTCGGTGAGGAGTTCAAGCTCGGCGAACCCCGCTTCCAGACCCTGACCAAGTCCGAGTATTTCGCGACTCCGCGGGAGAAGTGCGCCTACACGCGGGTCAGCGGCAGCGGGGATTTTTCCGGCGAAGCGGCCATCGTGCTGCCCCTCAAGGATGCCGTGCTGCTCGGCGGCACCCTGATCATGCTGCCCGCCGACGAGCTGGCGGAAAAAGTCAAGAATCCCGCTCTTTCCGGCGAGGAAGGCGATGCCTTCGGCGAGGTCGGCAACATCATCGTCGGCGCCGTGACGGCGGTCTTCGAGGATCTCTATCCGAAAAAACTCCATTTCAAGAAGACCACCAGCGAAGTTCTGATCCCCACCAAGGTCGATCTCGACGGCGAGCAGCCCTTTCCCCCCGGCCACTACCATCTGACCGCCTGCGAGATGAAACTTGCCGGCAAGCCCCTGGGCACGCTGGAACTCCTTTTTCCCTTCGAACTGCTCGGCCTGCCCCTGCCCGTTGCCGAGGAAGAGGCGGCGCGGCCCACACCTGCGCCGGGCGCGGAAAAGGCCGCCAGCCGCGAGACGCAAGCCGGCGCGGCGGCGGAAAAGGTGGAATCGCGCACGGCGCAAGGAACCTCGCCCGCCGAACGTCAGGCCGCGGCGCGCGTCGCCTCCTCCTCCGCGGAGACGCCCGAGGCGGCCGAGCCGGCCCAAGCCCCTGAAACGGCGGCAACAGCAGCGCCCCCGCAAGCCGCCGGCGTCAAGCGCGCCCTGGTCGATGCGGTCCTCGGCAACGCTTTCAAGGAAATCGCCAAGGATCTCTCCGATCTTCTCGGCCAGCCGGTCAAATGCGCCGGCCCCGCCTTTCAGCCCATCACCAAGGCCCAATACCTGGCCCTGCCCCGCGACAAGGGCGCCCTGACGCACCTGACGACGAGCGGCGACTTCGACGGCGAAGCCCTGCTCATCGTGCGCCAGCGCGACGCGGTGCTGTTCGGCGGCACGCTCATCATGCTGCCCGAGGAGGAACTGGCGGCCAAGGTCAAATCGGGAAAATTCGAGGGAGAGGAAAGCGACGCCTACGGCGAGGTGGCGAACATCATCACCGGCGCCCTGACCAAGATTCTCGATGAGCAGTATCCGCGCAAGCTCCACCTCAAGCGCGGCGACATCGAGCCTTTGGTGGCCACCAAGGTCGATCCCGAGGGGCCCAAACCCTTCCCGGCGGGGGACTACTATCTCGCCACCTGCCAGCTGGCCCTGGAGCGCAAGACCCTGGGCGAACTCGACCTGCTCTTTCCCCAGGCCGCCCTGGCC containing:
- a CDS encoding chemotaxis protein CheX, whose product is MDLKPMIVTATRCVFSTMLGRDIAPDAEDCSTDISLSGGISGMLGFSGDLSGMLSLHCPAGVATGITGSFLGMEVADINEDVKDAIGEMVNMLTGGLKEALAQSGLDIRLAIPTTIAGRSFRIASGSAENRVCVPFTLEEGRFFVEVKYKPSA
- a CDS encoding CheR family methyltransferase, encoding MSISDEEFELLRRLIKARFGINLTDQKKSLVVGRLQKLLRSTGFASFRDYYEHLVQEKNEGALSELINRISTNHTYFNREKAHFDYFQQNALPAVADILKRHNSRDLRIWCAGCSSGEEAYTLQMLMMEYFGGDYARWDAGLLATDISERVLAIAREGIYPQERVMQLPEALQRKYFRRLPDGSSQVVESVRNEVTFRRFNLMNERFPFKKPFHIIFCRNVMIYFDQPTRETLVGKFHQLTVPGGYLFIGHSETLGRNHSLYRYLMPAVFQKGA
- a CDS encoding response regulator, which produces MKRIVIADDSQTARMFIRRCLEIIGLRDAEFIEAENGRDALQKAKEAPTDLLVSDLNMPVMDGATLIKWVRTSPKLAGLPVLIITSAGNPAKEKELLELGAFAVLNKPVAPAPLLKVLAPLLPRENDHAP
- a CDS encoding chemotaxis protein CheD encodes the protein MSNLILGIGDLGASKNPDDLVKTFALGSCVAVIMLDPKTRTAGMVHCALPEARINPAKAQERPGYFADSGIPALLREMARHGCDPGGRGFIVKLAGGAKVMDPNDTFNIGKRNLLAAKKALWAYGLGAVAEDVGGNFSRTVTITVRNGEVWLSSPGRPNWKL
- a CDS encoding chemotaxis protein CheX is translated as MDLAKTITDATREIFETMIMLEVVPGEPLNEGAKKYHCTVSGMVGLAGLFKGMIAIHTPDAVAMNITSSFLGMDVDSVNDDVTDAIGELANMLAGSVKMALSQNGKDITLSIPSTIAGEEYSINCLLDTDRVIMPFTLGEGQFLVELQVEKPA
- a CDS encoding chemotaxis protein CheX, encoding MRPEMPAALSDAMHEAVGATLENMAFMEVQPLREPPPDPTSGKVFRADLLVHHPIAGELCLVMPEELLREIAAGIYGAPAEELERGKLCDILNEMLNTIAGLFLSRVLPHNQTFDLGIPKISESNCQPLDPTLLQWHFRADEGCFHLSAGGDAWRRLIRD
- a CDS encoding protein-glutamate methylesterase/protein-glutamine glutaminase, with protein sequence MLQKKVRVLVVDDSALVRQILTQGLAADPAIEVVGSAADPYQARDKIIQLQPDVLTLDVEMPRMDGVEFLRRLMPQHPMPVVMVSSLTQKGKQITIDALEAGAVDFVAKPTSDVARGLQAMMLELRVKVKIASTANVSHWKAQRTAAAAPPRPALASPAALAESTDKVIAIGASTGGTEAIKKVITRFPATSPGVVIVQHMPAGFTKMFAERLNQLCPMEVKEAASGDRIMPGRILVAPGEKQMRVIRSGGFYQVTCEPGEKVSGHCPSVDVMMHSVAKHVGANAVAAMLTGMGADGADGMAAMRQAGARCIAQDEASCVVFGMPKVAFERGGAEKLVPIDDIAPTLLRLLSEKRA
- a CDS encoding chemotaxis protein CheA; the encoded protein is MVSDDQIEIIQEFVQESRDMIDQLEPTIIELGQSVHDVQCWDSLQCPETGCPRHGRHLDYPCWLEMGHMGAGNGRCIFTESKQDCLNCRVFQLINGDGKTMNAIFRLFHSMKGSAGFLELNHITRVAHTAENLLDLIRNGGIRMQSAHVGLLCASCDFAKEALDQVEEHLSDQGMAEAAAEIAARLDEAIAAARELASGAPDAAVPLPVQGAAAPCPAPADAADESGFELSISQDMLEKFVQEGDELLQSAEQDLLRWEEIAADPQIIANLFRSVHSFKGNCGFFGVADMERLSHQMETLLDAVKSGQDFGLRPGEVMLGLIDVLREALADLSRGGSGRIANLPGYLAQLQGILSNAAAPHDGAPADPVGAAEPAPVVAASPSRPAPPAPVAKAAPADPKPAPAAAAGQAPVKRQDIRVDLEKLDNLINLIGEIVIAENMLVRNPDLDGLELENFHKAGQHMSKLVRELQETAMIIRMIPVSGLFRRMIRLVHDISAKAGKKVELRLSGEETEMDKTVIETITDPLVHILRNSCDHGIEPPAERLKAGKPEKGVVKLSACHEEGEVWITIEDDGRGLDRDKLLAKAISKGMIEGDGSDMSDRAVFNLIFAPGFSTAEKITDISGRGVGMDVVRQNLDKIKGRVEVHSRKGEGTRINLRIPLTLAIIDGMLVRVGQTKAIVPTLAIREAFRPTADALTHTPDGDHLVRVRERFLPMVRLHEILRKEPDSHQVEDGILIVLENQDASICLLVDEILGQQQTVIKGLSDYIGSVRAVSGCTILGNGEVCLILDVGSLMEISQGESLASN
- a CDS encoding response regulator is translated as MATTVLIIDDSNTMRKIVQRSLRQAGFEFDKVLEAGDGLEALAVLGAEKVDLILSDINMPNMDGLEFLRQKAANDAIKGIPVVMITTEAGADILGEARALGAKGSIKKPFTAEQVQEVLGGLL
- a CDS encoding HDOD domain-containing protein yields the protein MDTKVDRQAILEAIRKAPLLSPSASRLLQITAAREHEMAEVIAVVRTDAHLTARVLKTVNSAAFGLLYEITSIDRAVTYLGERMVVGIAIGDCAAQLFQKQLDGYEGEKGSLWRHDLLTAIAAREVAGRCRTPLNPDLAFTAGLLHDIGKALISDFLKGTPGGLLRELEEALLNDYLEGERAALGIDHPEAGFELALSWQLPASLQAAIRHHHAPQEAPPELRPLAYAVHLGDIVAMMSGCGTGADSLRYHLDGGYTHYFDLSQEGLYEIILAADEEFRKITHSMAETKEKPV